One Methylocaldum marinum DNA window includes the following coding sequences:
- the tatA gene encoding twin-arginine translocase TatA/TatE family subunit codes for MGLSIWQLMLVAVLFLLMFGRGKIPALMSDLAAGIKNFKSGLRDDELERTQASGQSGPKAESGRPEKENV; via the coding sequence ATGGGTTTAAGCATTTGGCAACTGATGCTGGTCGCGGTTCTGTTCTTGCTGATGTTCGGCCGCGGCAAGATACCCGCGCTGATGTCGGATCTGGCGGCAGGCATAAAGAATTTCAAATCCGGCCTGAGGGACGACGAACTTGAAAGAACGCAGGCCTCGGGTCAATCCGGACCCAAGGCGGAATCGGGCAGGCCGGAAAAAGAAAACGTCTAA
- a CDS encoding VPLPA-CTERM sorting domain-containing protein, producing the protein MNHLFRVTSIVALLTTASIANASITGDVTGGGAFSDDVSTADGWVLNNPASNGVDFWTLTIDQPGYLSVNVGSQIDFGISVYQGSVSDSVGFAFDNAASFRDPITSELGTFIDGTPNFGFAGSTLEDVFLATAGTYTIAVGGSDFGFSGPYQYEMTVNVSAVPLPAAVWLFLTGLTALAGWSRRYTAA; encoded by the coding sequence ATGAACCATCTTTTTCGCGTAACAAGCATCGTTGCGTTGTTAACGACTGCTTCCATTGCCAACGCCAGTATTACCGGCGATGTGACCGGCGGTGGCGCATTCTCGGATGACGTATCGACCGCGGACGGCTGGGTACTGAACAACCCCGCATCCAACGGCGTGGATTTCTGGACGCTGACCATCGACCAGCCCGGCTATCTCTCAGTGAACGTCGGCTCCCAAATCGATTTCGGCATCAGCGTGTATCAAGGCTCGGTTTCCGACTCTGTCGGCTTTGCCTTCGATAATGCCGCCAGCTTTCGGGACCCGATCACCTCCGAATTGGGTACGTTCATTGACGGTACGCCGAATTTCGGTTTCGCCGGCAGTACTCTGGAAGACGTATTCTTAGCAACCGCCGGTACCTACACGATTGCCGTGGGCGGTTCCGATTTCGGTTTTTCCGGTCCTTATCAATACGAGATGACCGTCAACGTTTCGGCTGTTCCGTTGCCTGCCGCGGTGTGGTTGTTCCTGACCGGCCTCACTGCTTTGGCAGGCTGGTCGAGGCGCTATACAGCAGCTTGA
- a CDS encoding Sec-independent protein translocase subunit TatA/TatB: MFDLGWMELAFCGVLALIVVGPKDLPRLMHSAGRIVRGMKSAYRDIQIGLGTLEKEIDRASGADTKDSWVGYVPDEIRNLPEYFPEAYVPGSMTAEEYSKRREEHDRRVQELKRLAAERKAAEEKSE, from the coding sequence ATGTTTGATCTAGGTTGGATGGAGCTGGCATTTTGCGGCGTGCTGGCTTTGATAGTAGTCGGGCCTAAGGACCTGCCAAGGCTGATGCACTCGGCCGGCAGAATAGTCAGAGGCATGAAATCGGCATACCGCGATATTCAAATCGGTCTCGGAACCTTGGAAAAGGAAATCGATCGGGCCAGCGGTGCCGATACTAAGGATTCCTGGGTCGGCTACGTACCGGACGAAATCCGCAATCTGCCGGAATATTTTCCCGAAGCGTATGTGCCGGGCTCGATGACCGCCGAAGAATACAGCAAGAGGCGCGAGGAGCACGACCGCCGAGTACAAGAGCTGAAACGGTTGGCAGCCGAACGAAAGGCAGCCGAGGAAAAATCCGAATAG
- the tatC gene encoding twin-arginine translocase subunit TatC gives MSENLDLSKAPLLTHLIELRRRLLYCLLFFAIAFAVSYEFSNQIYSFLLEPLERAFGVVENRRMIYTGLHEAFFTYLKLSFFSASFFSIPLVLIQVWRFLAPGLYSHERKSLFPLILMTPIQFLAGAAVAYYVVMPLAWSFFLSFESLSGESALAVELEARISEYLSISIQLIIAFGLCFELPVLLMVMAKVGMISSSSLIEHRRHAIIGIFLVAAFITPPDLISQIALGTPIVLLYELSILLIKITRADALFEERKQAMQ, from the coding sequence ATGAGTGAAAACCTTGATCTTTCGAAAGCGCCCTTGCTTACGCACCTAATAGAGCTACGCAGGAGGCTGCTTTACTGCCTGTTGTTCTTTGCAATCGCATTTGCGGTCAGTTACGAGTTCTCGAACCAGATCTATTCGTTTCTGCTGGAACCGCTGGAAAGGGCATTCGGAGTGGTCGAAAACCGCCGGATGATATATACGGGCTTGCATGAAGCTTTTTTTACTTATCTGAAGTTATCGTTTTTTTCGGCGTCCTTTTTTTCGATTCCGTTGGTTTTGATTCAAGTTTGGCGATTCTTGGCTCCGGGGTTGTACTCCCATGAACGGAAGTCGCTGTTTCCGTTGATTCTGATGACGCCGATTCAATTCCTGGCCGGAGCGGCCGTGGCTTATTACGTCGTCATGCCGCTGGCCTGGTCGTTTTTTCTCAGCTTTGAATCGTTGAGCGGAGAATCCGCGCTGGCCGTTGAACTCGAAGCACGCATAAGCGAGTATCTGAGCATTTCGATCCAGCTGATCATAGCCTTCGGCCTGTGTTTCGAATTGCCCGTCCTCCTGATGGTCATGGCCAAAGTCGGCATGATTTCCTCGAGTTCGCTGATCGAGCACCGACGCCATGCAATCATCGGAATTTTTCTTGTCGCCGCATTCATTACGCCGCCGGATCTGATCTCCCAAATCGCGCTCGGCACGCCTATCGTGCTGCTGTATGAATTGTCGATACTCTTAATAAAGATCACCCGTGCGGACGCGCTTTTCGAGGAGCGTAAACAGGCAATGCAGTAA